A genome region from Triticum aestivum cultivar Chinese Spring chromosome 2B, IWGSC CS RefSeq v2.1, whole genome shotgun sequence includes the following:
- the LOC123045421 gene encoding uncharacterized protein: protein MAAPALPLANHAAPTATARYLHRNHQWLQPKRPGFLTARPLRQPRRALSAVPETKEEEAKTAEEITEKYGLEVGLWKIFSSKEEEGEEGKPKKSRTEQAKELLGKYGGAYLATSITLSLISFTACYLLINAGVDVQQLLGKIGIATDETGGKVGTFALAYAAHKAASPIRFPPTVALTPVVANWIGKITKGGD from the exons ATGGCCGCACCAGCTCTCCCCCTTGCCAACcacgccgcgcccacggccacggcCAGGTACCTCCACCGCAACCACCAGTGGCTGCAGCCCAAGAGGCCCGGCTTCCTCACCGCTCGGCCTCTCCGGCAGCCGCGCCGGGCGCTCTCCGCCGTGCCGGAaaccaaggaggaggaggccaagacGGCCGAGGAGATCACCGAGAAGTACGGCCTCGAGGTCGGCCTCTGGAAG ATATTTAGCtcgaaggaggaggaaggggaggaggggaagcCGAAGAAGTCGAGAACGGAGCAGGCCAAGGAGCTCCTGGGCAAGTACGGCGGCGCGTACCTGGCCACCTCGATCACGCTCTCGCTCATCTCCTTCACCGCCTGCTACCTCCTCATCAACGCAGGCGTCGACGTCCAGCAGCTGCTCGGCAAG ATTGGGATCGCCACGGACGAGACCGGAGGCAAGGTGGGGACATTCGCGCTGGCCTACGCCGCGCATAAGGCCGCGTCGCCGATAAGGTTCCCGCCGACTGTGGCGCTCACGCCGGTGGTGGCCAACTGGATAGGGAAGATCACCAAGGGAGGCGACTGA
- the LOC123045420 gene encoding transcription factor E2FA: protein MSGGGRPQAAQQIVQSVQKCVPLAPERPPFAVPAEYHRFPLPPSSSAPAAASRGSAGGDVEEGIVIRTPLKRKAPCGESDAIESTEWMITSPGFTEGVSSPHMTPISGKAARTYKSKAKGSKDGLQTPISNAGSPGTPLTPGSSRAEHSLGELTKKFISLLKQAEDGILDLNNVAEILVVKKRRIYDITNVLEGIGLLEKKLKNRIRWRGLDDSGANLDNEISVLETELENLKLQEKALDNRISEMHEKVRELTEEENNQRWLYLTEDDIKGLPCFQNETLIAIKAPHGTTLEVPDPDEAGDYIQRRYTIVIRSTMGSIDLYLVSKFEENMEELVGVATPPRHANVAEPASTDGFIATEAGQSSRSKDKLPNIQHIHRTPDLNAQVGGMAKITPEFDVDADYYLLTDGDASSITDMWRTAPEVQWDQFLAEEATAPRTPQQHPAVVGKSTAVGPTCG, encoded by the exons ATGTCGGGAGGTGGCCGGCCGCAGGCCGCGCAGCAGATCGTGCAATCGGTGCAGAAGTGCGTTCCGTTGGCCCCGGAGCGTCCGCCCTTCGCCGTCCCCGCCGAATACCACCGGTTCCCCttgccgccgtcctcctccgcccCGGCAGCAGCATCCCGGGGCAGCGCTGGCGGCGATGTCGAGGAGGGGATCGTCATCAGAACGCCC CTAAAAAGAAAAGCTCCATGTGGAGAAAGTGATGCCATTGAGTCAACTGAATGGATGATAACCAGCCCTGGGTTTACTGAAGGAGTTAGCAGTCCACATATGACCCCTATCTCTGGAAAAGCTGCTAGGACATACAAATCAAAGGCTAAAGGCAGCAAAGATGGACTGCAGACCCCTATATCAAATGCTG GTTCACCTGGTACTCCACTCACTCCTGGTTCTTCCCGCGCTGAACATTCATTAG GGGAATTGACTAAAAAGTTCATCAGTTTGCTCAAGCAGGCTGAAGATGGCATTTTAGATTTGAATAATGTTGCAGAGATATTAGTG GTTAAAAAAAGACGCATATACGACATTACAAATGTCCTTGAAGGAATTGGGCTGTTAGAAAAGAAGCTTAAGAACAGAATCCGTTGGAG GGGTTTGGATGACTCAGGAGCTAACTTAGACAATGAAATTTCAGTTTTGGAG ACAGAACTTGAAAATCTTAAACTCCAAGAAAAAGCATTGGATAATCGTATAAG TGAAATGCATGAGAAGGTGAGGGAGTTAACTGAAGAGGAGAACAATCAGAG GTGGCTATACCTTACCGAGGATGACATCAAGGGATTGCCCTGCTTTCAG AATGAAACACTAATCGCGATAAAAGCACCTCATGGCACTACACTGGAAGTACCAGATCCTGATGAG GCTGGTGATTATATCCAAAGGAGATACACAATCGTAATAAGGAGTACAATGGGTTCCATCGATCTTTACCTGGTTAG TAAATTTGAGGAAAACATGGAAGAGCTGGTTGGTGTCGCAACGCCTCCAAGGCACGCAAATGTGGCAGAACCTGCCTCCACAGACGGATTCATAGCAACAGAAGCTGGACAAAGCAGCAGATCAAAGGACAAGTTGCCGAATATTCAGCATATCCACAGAACTCCAGATCTAAATGCTCAAGTTGGGGGGATGGCAAAGATAACTCCAGAATTTGAT GTTGATGCTGACTACTACCTTCTCACTGATGGTGATGCGAGCAGCATTACAGATATGTGGAGAACAGCAC CAGAAGTGCAGTGGGATCAGTTCTTAGCTGAAGAGGCAACTGCCCCGCGCACACCCCAGCAACACCCAGCAGTTGTCGGTAAATCCACAGCTGTAGGCCCAACCTGTGGATAG